In Crinalium epipsammum PCC 9333, the following are encoded in one genomic region:
- a CDS encoding MerR family transcriptional regulator, with translation MSETFFSSKETAEITGCSLRQLQYWRERGVVVPPISATGTGRSIYYSRSELAELIVMEYWLSVGLSFEVAAKALQALKQKAPDFSDPVVQKRFMLVWDKEKKDLSLEEFEREDAIASLDKGQPVIPMWLDQIHHQLAVKLDESTVK, from the coding sequence ATGTCAGAAACATTTTTTAGCAGTAAGGAAACGGCTGAAATTACAGGCTGTAGTTTGCGCCAATTGCAGTATTGGCGGGAAAGGGGGGTTGTTGTACCTCCGATTAGTGCTACTGGAACGGGACGGAGTATTTATTACTCTCGTTCTGAGTTGGCTGAGTTGATAGTGATGGAATATTGGTTATCGGTGGGGTTGAGTTTTGAGGTGGCGGCTAAGGCGTTGCAGGCTTTGAAGCAGAAAGCACCGGATTTTTCAGATCCAGTGGTGCAGAAGCGGTTTATGTTGGTTTGGGATAAGGAAAAAAAGGATTTAAGCTTAGAGGAGTTTGAAAGGGAAGATGCGATCGCATCCTTAGATAAAGGTCAACCTGTGATTCCCATGTGGTTAGATCAGATTCATCACCAGTTAGCGGTTAAATTAGACGAGTCAACGGTGAAGTAA
- a CDS encoding lysophospholipid acyltransferase family protein — translation MYFDSPLQISNLALTAMGTRMFVYYQDRVPMGSPVLLVSNHRSFMDPPLLMAAIKRPIRFACHHYMGQVPVMRDMVNFLGAFPLEKPEHRQQSFFQQATELLQSRQVVGVFPEGTPPMVKFTKPNTMGDFQRGFAHLAMRAPVENLAVLPVAIASQEEVNNSAIPLKVLSFFDPSEPLFDQGGWHPMVIYRRTSVLIGRPCWITPHSREQYQGKQAKKVVADLIGYCQEEISTLLSQGCY, via the coding sequence ATGTATTTTGATAGTCCTTTACAAATTTCTAATTTAGCGCTCACAGCAATGGGAACCCGTATGTTTGTGTACTATCAGGATCGCGTTCCTATGGGCAGCCCTGTCTTGCTGGTGAGTAACCATCGCAGCTTTATGGACCCACCGCTATTAATGGCAGCGATTAAGCGTCCAATTCGCTTTGCTTGCCATCATTATATGGGACAAGTACCAGTAATGCGGGATATGGTTAATTTCTTGGGTGCTTTTCCCCTAGAAAAACCTGAACATCGACAGCAAAGTTTTTTTCAGCAGGCAACTGAATTATTGCAGTCACGTCAAGTAGTTGGAGTATTCCCAGAAGGTACTCCCCCAATGGTAAAGTTTACTAAACCTAATACTATGGGAGATTTCCAGCGAGGTTTTGCTCACTTAGCGATGCGTGCGCCCGTTGAAAATTTAGCAGTTTTGCCAGTTGCGATCGCATCTCAAGAAGAAGTTAACAATTCCGCGATACCTCTAAAGGTGCTAAGTTTCTTTGATCCATCAGAACCACTATTTGATCAAGGCGGTTGGCATCCAATGGTGATTTATCGCCGGACTTCGGTTTTGATTGGTCGCCCTTGTTGGATTACTCCACATAGTCGGGAACAATATCAAGGGAAACAAGCTAAAAAAGTTGTTGCTGATCTTATAGGTTACTGCCAGGAAGAGATTAGCACCTTACTAAGTCAAGGTTGTTATTGA
- the hsdR gene encoding EcoAI/FtnUII family type I restriction enzme subunit R, with the protein MSNEANTCRKYVEPRLENAGWNTEPHDYTENYYFTDGKIRPRNQRKPRGKRKFADYLLLYNGEFPLAVVEAKRKRKTPDEGLEQAIDYAKILNVKFAYSTNGKGIVEYDFITGKQSDVINSFPSPEQLWQRLTGEGKEQIREDIAEKLLTPFYPIPDKPPRYYQRNAINAALAAIFKGQKRLLLTLATGTGKTTVAFQICWKLSSIEWNVNSEPRSPRILFLADRNVLVDDPMNKDFSAFNEEKIHKIQGEAKKGRDLYFAIYQAIGDREDSFGLYREYSRDYFDLIIVDECHRGSARDESNWRQILEYFEPAYQLGLTATPLRDDNIDTYHYFGNPLYTYSLKQGIDDGFLAPYRVYRITTRSDREGWRPNSGQIDRYGRTIPNEVYQTPDFERRLVREVRTKAIAQHITDFLKSSDRYAKTIVFCVDEEHVKAMIKELRNLNSDITRTNPDYITRITSDAGEVGKGHLYKFKDVLNETHIIAVTSKLLTTGVDIPTCKNVVLARVIRSMTDFKQIIGRGTRVKEERGKRSFNIIDYTNSTVLFEDRDFDGEPALINESEIDDRGEILSQHEEELEPAELEEETDDLEEDEKSGFRGLPDDDDAPPRKYYADGGSEEIVEERIYDLNPDNQLRLSRLIDYTREQVRTLYRSTLEIQQRWADPEQRSEIIELLADRGIDFDELKQVTNFPDADPFDLLCHIAFDAPVLTCKQRAERLRRSNADFFEQYGEYARAILEILLDKYAEKGVEEFNIPTTFKANREFDKYGNVAEIAQRFGSVQELKEAIKKMQSLLYSA; encoded by the coding sequence ATGAGCAATGAAGCCAACACCTGCCGCAAGTACGTCGAACCAAGGTTAGAGAATGCTGGCTGGAATACAGAACCACATGATTACACAGAGAATTATTATTTCACCGATGGCAAAATTAGACCAAGAAATCAGCGCAAACCTCGCGGTAAACGTAAATTCGCAGATTATTTGCTGTTATATAACGGGGAATTTCCGTTAGCGGTAGTGGAGGCGAAGCGGAAACGCAAAACACCTGATGAGGGACTAGAACAAGCAATAGATTATGCCAAGATTCTGAATGTCAAGTTTGCTTACTCTACTAATGGGAAAGGGATTGTTGAGTATGATTTCATCACAGGTAAACAGTCTGATGTGATAAACTCATTTCCCAGCCCTGAGCAACTTTGGCAACGGTTAACTGGGGAAGGTAAGGAGCAAATTAGAGAGGACATAGCAGAAAAACTGTTAACTCCTTTTTATCCAATACCAGATAAACCTCCGCGTTACTATCAACGGAATGCTATTAATGCAGCATTGGCAGCAATTTTCAAAGGTCAAAAGCGGCTATTGTTGACATTGGCGACGGGAACAGGTAAAACAACTGTTGCTTTCCAAATCTGCTGGAAGCTTTCAAGTATAGAGTGGAATGTTAACAGCGAACCTCGTTCCCCTAGAATTCTGTTTTTGGCAGATCGGAATGTGCTGGTAGATGACCCGATGAATAAGGATTTTTCTGCTTTTAATGAGGAGAAAATTCACAAGATTCAGGGGGAAGCTAAAAAGGGACGTGACTTATATTTTGCTATTTATCAAGCTATTGGCGATCGCGAAGATAGCTTTGGACTATACAGAGAATATAGTCGTGATTATTTTGACTTGATTATTGTTGATGAATGCCACCGAGGTAGCGCCAGGGATGAAAGTAACTGGCGGCAAATTCTAGAGTATTTTGAACCTGCATATCAGTTAGGACTGACAGCGACACCATTACGGGATGATAACATTGATACCTATCACTACTTTGGGAATCCGCTTTATACTTATTCGCTGAAACAAGGGATTGATGATGGTTTCTTAGCTCCCTATCGAGTTTATCGAATTACTACTCGTTCCGATCGGGAAGGCTGGCGACCTAATAGCGGACAAATTGACCGTTATGGGCGAACAATTCCTAATGAGGTTTATCAGACTCCAGACTTTGAACGAAGATTGGTTAGAGAGGTACGGACAAAGGCGATCGCCCAACACATTACTGATTTTCTCAAAAGTAGCGATCGCTATGCCAAAACGATTGTCTTTTGCGTGGATGAGGAACACGTTAAGGCAATGATTAAGGAATTACGCAACCTCAATAGCGATATTACCAGAACAAATCCTGACTACATTACGCGCATTACCTCTGATGCTGGTGAGGTAGGTAAGGGACATCTCTACAAATTTAAAGATGTCTTAAATGAAACTCACATTATTGCTGTAACTTCTAAGCTGCTAACAACAGGAGTAGATATTCCCACCTGTAAAAATGTTGTGCTTGCCCGTGTTATTCGTTCAATGACAGATTTTAAGCAGATTATTGGACGAGGAACCCGTGTGAAAGAAGAAAGGGGTAAACGGTCTTTTAATATCATCGACTATACCAATAGCACGGTGTTGTTTGAAGATAGAGATTTTGACGGAGAACCCGCGCTGATTAATGAATCAGAGATAGATGATCGGGGGGAAATACTTTCTCAACATGAGGAGGAATTGGAGCCAGCAGAATTAGAAGAAGAAACAGACGACTTGGAAGAAGATGAAAAATCAGGATTTCGGGGACTACCAGATGATGATGACGCACCACCTCGGAAATATTACGCCGATGGAGGAAGCGAAGAAATTGTTGAAGAAAGAATTTATGATTTAAACCCAGACAATCAACTGCGCTTGTCTCGATTAATTGACTATACCAGAGAGCAAGTTCGCACCTTGTATCGTTCCACTCTAGAAATACAGCAACGCTGGGCAGATCCAGAACAGCGTTCAGAGATTATTGAGTTGTTGGCAGATCGAGGGATTGATTTTGATGAGTTAAAACAAGTTACTAATTTTCCCGACGCTGACCCCTTTGATTTACTATGTCATATTGCTTTTGATGCTCCAGTGCTGACTTGCAAGCAACGGGCTGAAAGGTTGCGTCGTAGCAATGCTGACTTTTTTGAGCAATATGGGGAATATGCTAGAGCAATTTTAGAAATACTTTTGGACAAGTATGCAGAGAAAGGGGTTGAGGAGTTTAATATTCCGACAACTTTTAAAGCTAACCGCGAATTTGATAAATATGGCAATGTGGCTGAGATAGCTCAACGGTTTGGCAGTGTTCAAGAATTAAAAGAAGCTATTAAGAAAATGCAAAGCTTGTTATATTCCGCCTAA
- the metG gene encoding methionine--tRNA ligase — translation MSLTSTSNNTFAITTPLYYVNDLPHIGSAYTTMVADAVARFQRMRGKSVLLITGTDEHGQKIQRTAEAAGRSPQAHCDQIAAGFELLWQKLNIQYDRFSRTTSPRHAAIVKEFFQRVWEQGDIYLGQQTGWYCVACEEFKEERDLLDQHRCPLHPNKAAEWRDEQNYFFRLSKYQTQLESLYQERPDFIKPVTRRNEVLNFVKQGLQDFSISRVNLDWGFPIPVDPSHTIYVWFDALLAYVTALLEPDSEPTLDNALSKWWPINIHLIGKDILRFHAVYWPAMLLSANLPLPDHVIGHGFLTKNGQKISKTVGNTIDPLDLIERYGAEAIRYYFLKEIEFGQDGDFNETRFVHIVNADLANDLGNLLNRTLKMVQKYCNGIVPNCSGEDIAAEQPLKKIGISLGDRVTQSYENLAFTSGCEAILTLIRASNKLIDEQAPWALYKQGQQQAVEQILYSVLESVRLAAYLLAPIIPEICSEIYNQLGFAINFNDKNLINDATIFSTHTTWGTLPANQQLGEPQPVFARLELP, via the coding sequence ATGAGTTTAACCAGTACCAGTAACAACACATTCGCTATAACAACGCCGCTTTACTACGTCAACGATTTACCCCATATTGGCAGCGCCTATACAACAATGGTGGCGGATGCGGTGGCTAGGTTTCAGAGAATGCGTGGTAAATCAGTATTATTAATTACTGGCACCGATGAACACGGACAAAAAATTCAGCGTACAGCAGAAGCAGCAGGCCGATCGCCTCAAGCACATTGCGATCAAATTGCTGCTGGTTTTGAATTACTCTGGCAAAAGCTAAATATTCAGTACGATCGCTTCAGCCGCACCACTTCCCCTCGCCATGCAGCGATCGTCAAAGAGTTTTTTCAGCGCGTTTGGGAACAAGGCGATATTTACCTGGGGCAACAAACAGGTTGGTATTGCGTTGCTTGTGAAGAATTTAAAGAAGAACGCGATCTGCTAGATCAACATCGCTGTCCACTTCACCCCAATAAAGCAGCCGAGTGGCGTGATGAGCAAAACTATTTTTTCCGCCTATCTAAATATCAAACTCAACTAGAATCTTTGTATCAAGAGCGACCAGACTTTATCAAACCAGTAACTCGTCGCAATGAAGTATTGAACTTTGTTAAACAAGGGCTGCAAGATTTTTCCATTTCGCGGGTAAATTTAGATTGGGGCTTCCCTATACCAGTTGATCCCAGTCACACAATTTATGTTTGGTTTGATGCTTTACTAGCTTATGTGACAGCTTTGCTGGAGCCAGATAGTGAACCTACCTTAGATAATGCTTTATCTAAGTGGTGGCCAATAAATATACATCTGATTGGTAAAGATATATTGCGTTTTCATGCAGTTTATTGGCCAGCAATGTTGCTATCAGCTAATTTGCCACTACCCGATCATGTTATTGGGCATGGTTTCTTAACTAAAAATGGTCAAAAAATTAGTAAGACTGTTGGTAATACAATTGATCCATTGGATCTAATTGAACGATACGGCGCTGAAGCGATTCGTTACTACTTTCTTAAGGAGATTGAATTTGGACAAGATGGAGATTTTAATGAAACGAGATTTGTGCATATCGTTAATGCAGACTTAGCGAATGACTTAGGCAACTTGCTCAACCGCACCTTGAAAATGGTGCAGAAGTACTGCAATGGCATAGTTCCCAATTGTTCGGGTGAAGATATTGCAGCAGAGCAACCATTGAAAAAGATTGGTATTAGCTTAGGCGATCGCGTAACTCAATCTTACGAAAATCTCGCTTTTACTTCTGGTTGTGAAGCAATTTTAACTTTAATTCGTGCTAGTAACAAGTTGATAGACGAGCAGGCTCCTTGGGCATTATACAAACAAGGACAGCAGCAAGCTGTCGAACAAATCTTGTATAGCGTTTTAGAATCAGTTAGACTAGCAGCTTACCTTTTAGCACCAATTATTCCTGAAATATGCAGTGAAATATACAATCAGTTGGGATTTGCAATTAACTTTAACGACAAAAATTTGATAAACGATGCCACAATCTTTTCTACCCATACAACTTGGGGAACACTTCCTGCTAATCAACAATTAGGGGAACCTCAACCTGTATTTGCACGGTTGGAACTGCCTTAA
- the cas12k gene encoding type V CRISPR-associated protein Cas12k (Type V-K CRISPR systems have also been known as with the large Cas12k protein, has also been known as type V-U5, and Cas12k as C2c5.) has translation MSQITVQCRLVASESTRHHLWKLMADLNTPLINELLARMAQHQDFETWRKKGKLPDGIVKQLYQPLKTDPRFTNQPGRFYTSAITVVDYIYKSWFKIQQRLEQKLKGQIRWLGMLKSDEELAAESNTSIEVIRTNAAELITSLSSEDGSVSTRLWKTYDETDDILTHCVICYLLKNGSKVPKKPEENLEKFAKRRRKVEIKIERLRRQLESRIPKGRDLTGKNWLETLAIASTTAPADEPEAQSWQDTLLTESKLVPFPVAYETNENLTWSKNEKGRLCVQISGLSKHIFQIYCDQRQLKWFQRFYEDQEIKKANKDQYSSGLFTLRSGRIAWQEGTDKGEPWNIHHLILYCTVDTRLWTAEGTEQVCQEKAEDIAKTLTRMKKKGDLNDRQQAFIRRQQSTLARLNNPYPRPSQPLYQGQPHILVGLAFGLDKPATAAVVDGTTGKAITYRSLKQLLGDNYELLNKQRKRKQQQSHQRHKAQSNGRSNQFGDSDLGEYVDRLLAKALVTLAQSYQAGSIVLPKLGDIRELIQSEIQAKAEQKIPGYIAGQEKYAKQYKISVHQWSYGRLIDNIKAQAAKISIVIEEGQQPIRGSPQEKAKEMAISAYDDRTKS, from the coding sequence ATGAGTCAGATTACCGTTCAGTGTCGTTTGGTTGCAAGTGAATCAACCCGCCATCATCTCTGGAAACTAATGGCAGACCTGAACACGCCCTTAATTAACGAATTACTGGCGCGAATGGCTCAACATCAAGACTTTGAAACCTGGAGAAAAAAGGGCAAGCTCCCGGATGGAATAGTCAAGCAGCTATACCAACCTCTTAAAACTGACCCTCGCTTCACAAATCAACCTGGACGGTTTTATACAAGTGCAATTACCGTCGTTGACTACATCTATAAATCTTGGTTTAAAATTCAACAACGCCTAGAACAAAAGCTAAAAGGGCAAATTCGTTGGTTAGGAATGCTCAAAAGTGATGAAGAATTAGCTGCCGAAAGTAACACATCTATAGAAGTAATTCGCACTAACGCAGCCGAACTTATTACTTCCCTGTCCTCTGAAGATGGTAGTGTTTCTACTAGACTTTGGAAAACATACGACGAAACAGACGACATCCTTACCCACTGCGTCATCTGCTATTTACTCAAAAATGGTAGTAAAGTCCCAAAAAAACCTGAAGAAAACTTAGAAAAATTTGCTAAACGCCGTCGCAAAGTTGAAATTAAGATTGAACGCTTAAGACGGCAACTAGAAAGTCGCATCCCAAAAGGTCGAGATTTAACAGGGAAAAACTGGTTAGAAACATTAGCGATCGCATCTACCACCGCCCCCGCAGATGAACCAGAAGCTCAATCCTGGCAAGATACACTGCTAACTGAATCAAAACTTGTTCCTTTCCCCGTAGCCTACGAGACTAACGAAAATTTAACTTGGAGTAAAAACGAAAAAGGTCGTCTTTGTGTTCAAATCAGTGGCTTGAGTAAGCATATTTTCCAAATCTATTGCGACCAACGCCAACTCAAATGGTTTCAACGCTTTTATGAAGATCAAGAAATCAAAAAAGCTAATAAAGATCAATATTCTAGCGGTCTTTTCACCCTGCGCTCAGGAAGAATTGCTTGGCAAGAAGGCACAGATAAGGGTGAACCTTGGAATATTCATCACCTCATCCTCTACTGCACCGTAGACACCCGTTTATGGACGGCTGAAGGCACAGAACAAGTTTGCCAGGAAAAAGCAGAAGATATCGCCAAAACCCTTACCAGAATGAAGAAAAAAGGCGATCTCAATGACCGACAGCAAGCCTTTATTCGTCGTCAACAATCAACACTAGCTCGACTTAACAACCCATATCCCCGTCCTAGTCAGCCCCTTTATCAAGGTCAGCCTCATATTCTTGTAGGTTTGGCATTTGGACTAGATAAACCTGCCACCGCAGCAGTTGTTGATGGGACAACAGGCAAAGCAATTACTTATCGTAGTCTTAAACAACTGCTTGGAGATAATTACGAACTACTAAATAAGCAGCGCAAACGTAAACAACAACAATCTCATCAACGCCATAAAGCTCAAAGTAATGGAAGATCCAATCAATTTGGTGATTCTGACTTAGGTGAATATGTAGATCGTTTACTCGCAAAAGCTCTCGTCACACTTGCCCAAAGCTATCAAGCAGGTAGTATTGTTCTACCAAAACTAGGCGATATACGTGAATTAATCCAAAGTGAAATTCAAGCCAAAGCAGAGCAAAAGATTCCAGGTTATATCGCAGGACAGGAAAAATACGCCAAGCAGTACAAAATTAGTGTCCATCAGTGGAGCTATGGACGATTGATTGACAATATCAAAGCTCAAGCTGCCAAAATAAGTATTGTCATAGAAGAAGGACAACAACCCATTCGTGGTAGCCCTCAAGAAAAAGCTAAAGAAATGGCAATTAGTGCCTATGACGATCGCACTAAATCTTGA
- a CDS encoding LabA-like NYN domain-containing protein: MLDNVSSDSVFTPEQVLVNRGRVAIFIDGSNLFYAALQLGIEIDYTKLLCRLTAGSRLLRSFFYTGVDRTNEKQQGFLLWMRRNGYRVIAKDLVQLPDGSKKANLDVEIAVDMMALVGAYDTAVLVSGDGDLAYAVDAVSYRGVRVEVVSLRSMTSDSLINVADRYIDLDNIKEDIQKTPRHNYTYRPLSGFGLIDDPEPI, from the coding sequence ATGTTGGATAATGTCAGTAGTGATTCTGTATTTACACCAGAACAAGTTTTAGTAAATCGTGGTCGGGTAGCAATTTTTATTGATGGCTCAAATCTTTTTTATGCTGCACTGCAACTAGGAATTGAAATTGATTATACTAAGTTGCTTTGCCGTCTGACAGCAGGTTCAAGACTGCTACGCTCATTCTTTTACACTGGCGTTGACCGCACCAACGAAAAACAGCAAGGATTTTTGCTTTGGATGCGTCGCAACGGCTATCGGGTAATTGCTAAAGATTTAGTACAATTACCAGATGGCTCTAAAAAGGCAAATTTGGATGTTGAGATTGCTGTAGATATGATGGCGCTTGTGGGTGCTTATGACACAGCAGTTCTAGTTAGTGGTGATGGAGACTTAGCCTACGCTGTAGATGCTGTGAGTTATCGCGGTGTGCGTGTTGAGGTAGTCAGTCTACGTTCCATGACTAGCGATAGTTTAATCAATGTTGCTGATCGGTATATTGATCTTGACAATATCAAAGAAGATATTCAAAAGACACCCCGACACAACTATACTTACCGCCCACTATCGGGCTTTGGTCTTATAGATGATCCAGAACCAATCTAG
- the lptC gene encoding LPS export ABC transporter periplasmic protein LptC: MLLVGVSGCGGKKTTQKAPTENEQPTKIEGSLEFNNVTLEQADENGRPLWKVKAKRGVYTQNQKTARVENPTGDLFQDGKLVLRVSANEGEVQQDGQKVFLKGQIVATEIRNGLVLKGQELEWRPKEDLLIIRNNLTGSHPQLQASAKEARYFSRKQQLELFGQIVATAKDPSLQMRTEHLIWQVSQQKLIGDKRIKIDRYQGNQIDSSVVGSFSEVNLQTKIAKLKQNVELTSIDPPVKVNGNSVIWNLNNQVVVADQPLSIWHLQEQVRINGSQGQVDLQQKVAVLTGNVQGVATRNQAKLKTNQIKWEFGNQLITARGNVVYQQVNPPLSLTGSSGLGRLQDQSFVVTGSKGSRVVTEIIP; encoded by the coding sequence TTGCTGCTAGTAGGTGTGAGTGGTTGTGGTGGAAAAAAGACTACACAGAAAGCACCAACAGAGAATGAACAGCCAACAAAAATTGAGGGCAGTTTAGAGTTTAATAATGTCACTTTAGAGCAAGCGGATGAGAATGGTCGTCCGTTGTGGAAAGTGAAGGCAAAGCGGGGAGTATACACTCAAAATCAGAAAACTGCCCGTGTAGAAAATCCTACTGGCGATTTGTTCCAAGACGGGAAGTTAGTTTTGCGGGTGAGTGCTAATGAGGGAGAAGTTCAGCAAGATGGTCAAAAAGTATTTTTAAAAGGTCAAATTGTTGCTACCGAAATTCGCAACGGTTTGGTTTTAAAAGGTCAAGAGTTAGAGTGGCGACCTAAAGAAGATTTGCTAATTATTCGCAATAATTTAACTGGTAGCCATCCACAGCTACAAGCATCAGCTAAGGAAGCACGTTATTTTAGTCGCAAACAGCAATTGGAATTATTTGGTCAGATTGTAGCAACTGCAAAAGACCCCTCTTTGCAAATGAGAACTGAACATCTAATTTGGCAAGTTTCGCAGCAAAAACTTATTGGGGATAAACGAATTAAAATTGATCGCTATCAAGGTAATCAGATAGATAGCTCTGTTGTTGGTAGCTTTTCTGAGGTAAATCTTCAAACCAAGATAGCGAAGTTGAAACAAAATGTTGAACTAACTTCTATAGACCCTCCAGTTAAGGTTAATGGTAATTCGGTCATTTGGAACTTAAATAACCAAGTAGTAGTAGCGGATCAACCTTTAAGTATTTGGCATTTACAGGAACAAGTGAGGATTAACGGTAGCCAAGGTCAAGTTGATTTACAACAAAAAGTAGCTGTTTTAACTGGTAATGTTCAAGGTGTTGCTACACGCAATCAAGCAAAACTTAAAACTAATCAAATTAAATGGGAGTTTGGTAATCAGTTGATTACGGCGCGGGGCAATGTAGTTTATCAACAGGTAAATCCGCCTTTGAGTTTGACAGGTTCTTCTGGACTTGGAAGACTACAAGATCAAAGTTTTGTCGTAACAGGTAGTAAGGGTAGCAGAGTCGTTACGGAGATTATTCCTTAA
- a CDS encoding alpha/beta fold hydrolase yields MPEIQSHPCFLTPKKLNPTSPLFVFLPGLDGTGQLLRTQTAGLEVGFDIRCLAIPSDDLTNWDVLTDQVVALVEAELLKQPNRSVYLCGESFGGCLTIKVALRAPHLFDRIILVNPASSFNQQFCLRWGSYLTNWVPEFLYRVGAIGLLAFLASLDRIASSDRQALFEAVRSVPQKTALWRVSLVREFDVNETQLSTIKQPVLVIAGAADNLLPSVAEAERLVNCLPNAEMVVLPDSGHACLLEAEVNLYEIIKSQNFLANREHDMYSIPNKLAIG; encoded by the coding sequence ATGCCAGAAATACAAAGCCACCCGTGTTTTCTTACCCCCAAAAAATTAAATCCGACTTCTCCACTATTTGTATTTTTACCAGGATTAGATGGAACTGGTCAGTTATTGCGGACGCAAACTGCTGGTCTAGAAGTTGGTTTTGATATCCGGTGTTTGGCAATACCATCTGATGATTTAACCAATTGGGATGTGCTGACAGACCAGGTAGTAGCTTTAGTTGAAGCAGAATTGCTAAAACAACCCAATCGATCTGTTTACCTATGCGGTGAGTCCTTTGGAGGGTGTTTGACAATCAAAGTAGCGTTACGTGCGCCTCATTTGTTTGACCGAATTATTCTTGTAAATCCCGCGTCTTCCTTTAATCAACAGTTTTGCTTACGCTGGGGTTCATACTTAACTAATTGGGTTCCAGAATTTTTATATCGTGTTGGTGCGATCGGACTTTTAGCATTTTTAGCAAGTCTCGACAGGATAGCATCGAGCGATCGCCAAGCTTTATTTGAAGCTGTACGTTCTGTACCACAAAAAACCGCTCTTTGGCGAGTTTCTTTAGTGCGAGAGTTTGATGTTAACGAAACTCAGTTAAGTACAATCAAACAACCAGTTTTAGTAATTGCTGGTGCTGCTGACAATCTTTTGCCTTCTGTCGCTGAAGCTGAACGTTTAGTTAATTGCCTACCGAATGCAGAAATGGTAGTTTTACCAGATAGCGGTCATGCTTGCCTATTAGAAGCAGAGGTTAATCTCTACGAAATTATAAAATCCCAAAACTTTTTAGCAAATCGGGAGCATGATATGTATAGTATCCCGAATAAATTAGCGATCGGTTAA